In Zingiber officinale cultivar Zhangliang chromosome 6A, Zo_v1.1, whole genome shotgun sequence, a single genomic region encodes these proteins:
- the LOC121997812 gene encoding uncharacterized protein LOC121997812 isoform X2, translated as MPTTRFKKGNKVEVWNRREVPSGSWWSAEIISGNGHTYSVRYDGYPIDSSIAVDRVPRKAIRPRPPPLEDQRELRIGDFVEVFDKNSWKIAEIRTIIGNGYCSMRLLGSSRKFQFHKSNIRRRLSWQDNKWMVIYKDSGEESDGRLSSSMRGGRSVCHMPQSCEKMKKRPLDMSVPSDACNIGRKKMRAMKVDFLASTGKILGEKDTDYSLSKRAGPSRIESGRSMLHSDKENYLLNSSVRSYAESTSSSVGSCSVDSSHEESYSQYDYVETSCGFERDSAFSRKGDLQTEIHQLELSAYRSTLKAFYASGPGQSWRLLNFASIVL; from the exons ATGCCGACCACGAGATTCAAGAAGGGTAATAAGGTGGAGGTTTGGAACAGGAGGGAGGTTCCTTCCGGCTCTTGGTGGAGTGCCGAAATCATATCTGGTAACGGGCACACATATTCAGTGAGGTATGATGGGTATCCAATAGACAGCAGTATAGCAGTGGACAGAGTGCCAAGAAAAGCCATTAGGCCACGCCCTCCACCATTAGAGGACCAGAGGGAGCTGCGGATTGGTGATTTTGTTGAGGTATTTGACAAAAACTCATGGAAGATAGCTGAAATCCGGACGATTATTGGTAATGGTTATTGCTCTATGAGGCTCCTTGGGTCTTCTAGGAAATTCCAATTCCACAAATCTAACATAAGGAGACGGCTATCTTGGCAAGACAACAAGTGGATGGTAATTTATAAG GATTCTGGAGAAGAAAGTGATGGACGACTAAGCAGCTCAATGAGGGGTGGGAGATCTGTTTGTCATATGCCTCAATCATGTGAAAAAATGAAGAAAAGGCCACTTGATATGTCTGTTCCTTCTGACGCATGCAATATTGGAAGAAAAAAGATGCGAGCAATGAAGGTAGACTTCCTTGCTTCAACTGGAAAAATTCTTGGCGAGAAGGACACAGATTATTCCTTAAGCAAGAGAGCTGGTCCTTCCAGAATTGAATCAGGAAGGAGTATGCTACATTCAGATAAAGAAAACTATCTTTTGAATAGTTCTGTGCGTAGTTATGCTGAAAGCACTTCATCGTCTGTGGGTAGTTGTAGTGTTGACAGCAGTCATGAAGAAAGTTATAGCCAATACGATTATGTAGAAACTTCCTGTGGTTTTGAAAGAGACTCAGCTTTTTCTAGGAAAGGCGACTTGCAAACGGAAATTCATCAGCTTGAGTTGAGTGCATACAGGTCCACTTTAAAAGCATTCTATGCTTCTGGCCCG GGCCAAAGTTGGAGGCTTCTAAACTTTGCTTCCATAGTCCTGTGA
- the LOC121997814 gene encoding cytochrome P450 734A6-like: MMMMGWWWWQWSLFLCAIGPCMVMAFRVLDYLWWRPKRVERYFAKQGIRGPPYRFFFGCVKEMVGLMLEAASKPMVMPQNQHNVLPRVLAFYSHWKKRYGSPFLLWFGPTPRLAIADPDLIREILLSRSDVFERYESHSEVRRLEGEGLVSLRGEKWAHHRKVLTPSFHLENLKLLIPFIGKTALSMVEKLPTSSEEVEIDVSEWFQTVTEDAITRAAFGRSFDDGKAVFKLQTQQMAFAAEAFRNVFIPGYRFLPTKKNTNSWKLEKEMKRSLAELIVQRRKRKEEDWEQPQGNVKDLLGLMIDASETKQSTAAGCPPPTESPSAASWMTVRDIVEECKTFFFAGKQTTSNLLTWTTVLLAMHPEWQERARAEVLRVCGPRDVPSREHLPKLKTLLMIIYETLRLYPPAVATIRQAKADVELGGYRIPQGTELLIPIMGLHHDAELWGPDVAQFNPERFANGAARAARHPTAFIPFGLGPRMCIGQNLALLEAKITVAVLLQRFSIRLAPSYVHAPTVLLLLYPQFGAPVLFRPLTS, encoded by the exons aTGATGATGATGGGGTGGTGGTGGTGGCAGTGGAGCTTGTTCCTGTGCGCGATAGGGCCGTGTATGGTGATGGCATTCAGGGTGCTGGACTACCTGTGGTGGAGGCCCaagagggtggagcgctactttGCGAAGCAGGGAATAAGAGGTCCCCCTTACCGTTTCTTCTTTGGCTGCGTCAAGGAGATGGTAGGCCTCATGCTGGAGGCCGCCTCCAAGCCGATGGTGATGCCTCAGAACCAGCACAATGTCCTCCCCAGAGTCCTCGCCTTCTACAGCCACTGGAAGAAGAGATACG GCTCCCCTTTCTTGCTATGGTTCGGGCCGACGCCGCGGCTCGCCATCGCCGACCCCGACCTCATCCGGGAGATCCTCTTGTCGCGGTCTGACGTCTTCGAGCGCTACGAGTCGCACTCGGAGGtccggaggctggagggcgaggGGCTGGTGAGCCTCCGGGGAGAAAAGTGGGCTCACCACCGCAAGGTCCTCACCCCTTCTTTCCACTTAGAGAACCTCAAA CTACTGATTCCCTTCATCGGAAAGACGGCGCTCAGCATGGTGGAGAAGCTGCCGACCTCCAGCGAGGAGGTAGAGATCGACGTGTCGGAGTGGTTCCAGACGGTGACAGAGGACGCCATCACTCGGGCCGCCTTCGGGAGAAGCTTCGACGACGGCAAGGCCGTGTTCAAGCTGCAGACGCAACAGATGGCCTTCGCGGCAGAGGCTTTCCGCAACGTATTCATCCCTGGCTACAG ATTTTTACCGACGAAAAAGAATACCAACTCGTGGAAATTGGAGAAGGAAATGAAGAGAAGCCTGGCCGAGTTGATCGTCCAGCGAAGGAAACGCAAGGAGGAGGATTGGGAGCAGCCACAGGGCAATGTCAAGGATCTGCTCGGTCTAATGATCGACGCGAGCGAGACGAAACAGAGCACCGCGGCGGGGTGCCCGCCGCCAACAGAGTCACCGTCGGCAGCATCGTGGATGACCGTCCGTGACATTGTGGAGGAGTGCAAGACGTTCTTCTTCGCCGGGAAGCAGACCACCTCCAACCTCCTGACGTGGACCACCGTGCTGCTGGCGATGCATCCAGAGTGGCAGGAGCGCGCGCGGGCGGAGGTCCTCCGCGTGTGCGGCCCTCGCGACGTCCCCTCCCGCGAACACCTCCCCAAGCTCAAGACG CTTTTGATGATAATCTACGAGACGTTGAGGCTGTACCCGCCGGCGGTGGCGACGATCAGGCAGGCGAAGGCGGACGTGGAGCTGGGAGGATACCGTATCCCTCAGGGCACGGAGCTGCTGATCCCCATCATGGGCCTGCACCACGACGCCGAGCTGTGGGGGCCGGACGTGGCACAGTTCAACCCGGAGCGATTTGCCAACGGCGCCGCGCGCGCCGCCCGGCACCCGACGGCCTTCATCCCCTTCGGCCTGGGCCCCCGCATGTGCATCGGCCAGAACCTAGCGCTCCTCGAGGCCAAGATCACCGTCGCTGTCCTCCTCCAACGCTTCTCCATCCGCCTCGCGCCCTCCTACGTCCACGCCCCAACCGTCCTCTTGCTCCTCTACCCACAATTCGGCGCCCCCGTCCTCTTCCGCCCCTTAACTTCATAA
- the LOC121997812 gene encoding uncharacterized protein LOC121997812 isoform X1 yields the protein MPTTRFKKGNKVEVWNRREVPSGSWWSAEIISGNGHTYSVRYDGYPIDSSIAVDRVPRKAIRPRPPPLEDQRELRIGDFVEVFDKNSWKIAEIRTIIGNGYCSMRLLGSSRKFQFHKSNIRRRLSWQDNKWMVIYKDSGEESDGRLSSSMRGGRSVCHMPQSCEKMKKRPLDMSVPSDACNIGRKKMRAMKVDFLASTGKILGEKDTDYSLSKRAGPSRIESGRSMLHSDKENYLLNSSVRSYAESTSSSVGSCSVDSSHEESYSQYDYVETSCGFERDSAFSRKGDLQTEIHQLELSAYRSTLKAFYASGPVSWEREAVMTNLRLMLNISNDEHLMEIRNLINSDMTPYHCS from the exons ATGCCGACCACGAGATTCAAGAAGGGTAATAAGGTGGAGGTTTGGAACAGGAGGGAGGTTCCTTCCGGCTCTTGGTGGAGTGCCGAAATCATATCTGGTAACGGGCACACATATTCAGTGAGGTATGATGGGTATCCAATAGACAGCAGTATAGCAGTGGACAGAGTGCCAAGAAAAGCCATTAGGCCACGCCCTCCACCATTAGAGGACCAGAGGGAGCTGCGGATTGGTGATTTTGTTGAGGTATTTGACAAAAACTCATGGAAGATAGCTGAAATCCGGACGATTATTGGTAATGGTTATTGCTCTATGAGGCTCCTTGGGTCTTCTAGGAAATTCCAATTCCACAAATCTAACATAAGGAGACGGCTATCTTGGCAAGACAACAAGTGGATGGTAATTTATAAG GATTCTGGAGAAGAAAGTGATGGACGACTAAGCAGCTCAATGAGGGGTGGGAGATCTGTTTGTCATATGCCTCAATCATGTGAAAAAATGAAGAAAAGGCCACTTGATATGTCTGTTCCTTCTGACGCATGCAATATTGGAAGAAAAAAGATGCGAGCAATGAAGGTAGACTTCCTTGCTTCAACTGGAAAAATTCTTGGCGAGAAGGACACAGATTATTCCTTAAGCAAGAGAGCTGGTCCTTCCAGAATTGAATCAGGAAGGAGTATGCTACATTCAGATAAAGAAAACTATCTTTTGAATAGTTCTGTGCGTAGTTATGCTGAAAGCACTTCATCGTCTGTGGGTAGTTGTAGTGTTGACAGCAGTCATGAAGAAAGTTATAGCCAATACGATTATGTAGAAACTTCCTGTGGTTTTGAAAGAGACTCAGCTTTTTCTAGGAAAGGCGACTTGCAAACGGAAATTCATCAGCTTGAGTTGAGTGCATACAGGTCCACTTTAAAAGCATTCTATGCTTCTGGCCCGGTAAGTTGGGAACGAGAAGCAGTGATGACAAACCTTCGTCTAATGCTAAACATATCAAATGATGAACACTTAATGGAGATAAGGAATTTGATAAATTCTGATATGACTCCATATCACTGTAGTTGA